In Oscillatoria acuminata PCC 6304, a single window of DNA contains:
- a CDS encoding IctB family putative bicarbonate transporter: MRNLFPPIFSLGANLSLYQWSSASYLHQAIGILAPLRQSSFLIQWADPIAALFVGLLFVMGPFVSTALIGVLLVACGAYWVLVTLADDDNSGFTPIHLLILLYWGINTVATAMSPVKKAAFVGWTKLTLFLLLFALMTRVLRSPKLRGVIIALYLHTATFVSIYGIRQWRFGATALATWTDPNSSMAKVTRVYSYLGNPNLLAAYLLPAVFLGVAAIFVWRGWVPKALAVTMTLVNTLCLVLTYSRGGWIGLVVGGFTLILLLVYWWSVKLPEASRKWAMPLVLGTTSGVILLALLFVEPVRDRAASMLVGRQDSSNNFRMNVWDAVFEMIRDRPVIGIGPGNTAFNQIYPLYMRPKYTALSAYSVPLEIAVETGFLGLSAFFGLLFVIFSQGVGKLQGLRDQASRQGYWLIAAIAIILGMMAHGAFDTVWYRPQVNMLWWLAVALVASYYSVPYPQSSSLKDHR, encoded by the coding sequence ATGAGAAATCTGTTTCCACCGATCTTCAGTTTAGGAGCCAATTTATCCCTGTATCAGTGGAGTAGCGCCAGTTACTTGCACCAGGCGATCGGCATTCTTGCTCCTCTGCGTCAAAGCAGCTTCTTAATTCAGTGGGCTGACCCGATCGCCGCCTTGTTTGTGGGATTGCTGTTTGTTATGGGGCCTTTTGTTTCCACTGCCCTGATCGGCGTGTTATTGGTCGCTTGCGGGGCCTACTGGGTCTTAGTCACCTTAGCCGATGATGACAACAGTGGGTTTACCCCGATTCACTTGCTGATTTTGCTGTATTGGGGGATCAACACCGTTGCTACTGCCATGTCTCCGGTGAAAAAGGCCGCCTTTGTCGGTTGGACCAAACTCACCCTGTTTTTACTTCTGTTTGCCTTAATGACGCGGGTCTTGCGATCGCCCAAGTTGCGCGGTGTGATCATTGCCCTGTACCTGCACACTGCCACCTTTGTGAGTATTTACGGCATCCGGCAATGGCGATTTGGCGCAACAGCCCTGGCAACTTGGACTGACCCCAACTCTTCAATGGCAAAAGTAACCCGGGTTTATAGTTACCTGGGCAATCCAAACCTCCTGGCGGCTTACCTCTTGCCTGCGGTATTCCTGGGGGTGGCGGCAATTTTTGTCTGGCGCGGGTGGGTTCCCAAAGCCCTAGCGGTGACGATGACCCTAGTTAACACCTTATGTCTGGTCTTGACCTATAGTCGAGGCGGATGGATCGGCTTAGTCGTGGGTGGATTTACCCTGATTCTGCTATTGGTTTATTGGTGGAGTGTCAAGCTACCGGAAGCCTCGCGAAAATGGGCTATGCCGCTGGTTCTCGGGACAACCTCCGGGGTAATCCTCTTGGCCCTGCTGTTTGTGGAACCCGTGCGCGATCGGGCTGCCAGTATGCTTGTGGGACGGCAAGATAGTAGCAATAACTTTCGGATGAATGTTTGGGACGCGGTGTTTGAAATGATTCGCGATCGCCCCGTGATTGGGATCGGTCCGGGCAATACGGCATTTAACCAAATCTACCCCCTCTATATGCGGCCCAAATATACCGCATTGAGCGCCTATTCCGTGCCGTTAGAAATTGCCGTAGAAACCGGATTCCTGGGATTGTCCGCCTTTTTCGGACTGCTTTTCGTCATTTTTAGCCAAGGGGTCGGTAAACTCCAGGGCCTGCGAGACCAAGCCAGCCGTCAAGGGTATTGGCTAATCGCGGCGATCGCGATTATCCTAGGGATGATGGCCCACGGAGCCTTTGATACGGTTTGGTATCGACCTCAAGTCAATATGCTTTGGTGGCTGGCGGTCGCGTTGGTTGCCAGTTACTACAGCGTCCCCTACCCTCAGTCAAGCTCCCTTAAAGATCATCGATAA